In Cystobacter ferrugineus, the following are encoded in one genomic region:
- a CDS encoding trifunctional serine/threonine-protein kinase/ATP-binding protein/sensor histidine kinase, translating into MLDIPGYRVLGTLRATGSNVLFQAVREADGLPVLIKTPMAPSPSTRESERYRREFAILQRLRDVRGVAQAYACERLHERPLLLLEHVQGQTLSESTGQPLELSRFLSLALSLTSTLGEVHCRNVIHKDIKPSNIIETPSGEARIIDFGVATLHKVEHLDATPTHLVEGTLAYMSPEQTGRMNRAVDYRTDFYSLGVTFYELLTGQRPFQGRDALEWFHAHMAQKPRPPHELNPRVPPALSAIVLKLLAKVAEERYQSAEGLQADLEHCREALGQGVQEAFTLGTRDPPTQFQLPQRLYGREAQVATLLEGFERVTRTVQPELILVSGYSGIGKSSVVNELHKPVLERRGYFLSGKFDQFQRDIPYATPAQTLRSLVQQLLAGSEEELGRWREQVNRAWGEEGQALVDLVPQLEVLVGPQPALQQVPPGDAQRRLHRVVRQFLSVFATPEHPMVVFLDDLQWADLASLQWLARMLSQPERLPVLWIGAYRDNEVSPTHSLMQVLEEARKAGARMTDLHLGPLSTEQVEHLVADTLPGADREVVAPLSALVHDKTGGNPFFLLQLLVALHQDGLLMRVPGGGWRWDAEGVRARGYSENIVDFMVGKLRQFPPDTQHLLRLAACVGNVFSLQMLSTLAGLSAEGEVEQGIEPALQEGMLVRASPEKYRFQHDRIQQAAHCLLSETERKAIHLRIGRLLLASLSPEELRESLFDVVSQLNTGLELIEDPAERHHLMRLNTEAGDKARAAMALRPAITYFSTAFALLPGDPWETDPELAFKLRLSQARCEFMEGNIAEARRQIEELLPRARTRADSVAAHLLRMNVHFAMSESQQGLTCMRECLALLGMPLSQNPTREEAVAAHEEVWALLGERSLESLLDLPLMTDPDVKLAVSTLLEFYPTAYATNKHLFIIIVSRIVSLSIRHGFVDAATPAYGWFGFIVSSYFKRYREGLAFSRLALGFVERYNLSAHRSRVLYCMQFCSYWIQPLPQAQELIIKALHHALQVGDILAAAYSNWYIISNRLFMGHHLDEVYRETLVRGEFLRQTGVKEPQEYILLDQRSVQHLRGHTHSFCTLNGDGFDEQAFEEQLPRRHATLKSNYWIAILQSRFMCGAYAEAREAADKAAEFLWVIQGTLPHCALLFYRALVLAACFERAAPEEQRQWLEAIQSHQRQLAEWAENCPENFHTLERLVSAELARIEGRFEEATRAYEKAIRSARENGAPHVVGLASELAANFWRTREAPIVAHTFAREAWAAYQQWGARGKVQHLESLWPHLSSSSSDSRDAQTTSSTESTRIDALTVVKAQQAVSSEIELERLVKTLLHAAIENAGAQRGALLLPEGDTLSVAALSETSPEGAAPALPWTLLSYVRRTREHVLIGDASQPHPFSADEYLARGKARSVLCLPLMRQERFSGVLYLENDLAANAFSPARLALLGHLASQAAISIENARLYEDVQRARTELRRANEELEQRVEARTRELKQAQARLVDTAREVGMSEVASNVLHNVGNVLTSAVVNLEVMRQAVGSLRVGRVRQAGALLVEQRENLADFLTSNPRGRHLPDYLTALGEELMKEQMRLTEDMEAMSRHIEHIRAIVQVQQTYAKSALMTEECELSLLIDDALRVQMAALQRHGVTVHRELSPVPRVKVDKHKVLQILINLISNAKQALDPKPEGQRNLWVRLKAEGAVARIQVVDDGVGIAPEVKDKLFSHGFTTRKDGHGFGLHSSALAAQLLNGRLSIESEGPGKGAVTTLELPISQTR; encoded by the coding sequence ATGTTGGACATTCCGGGGTACAGGGTCCTTGGCACCCTCCGAGCCACGGGCTCGAACGTGCTGTTCCAGGCGGTGCGTGAGGCCGATGGCCTGCCCGTTCTCATCAAGACCCCCATGGCGCCCTCGCCCAGCACCAGGGAGAGCGAGCGGTACCGGCGGGAGTTCGCCATCCTGCAGCGGCTGCGAGACGTGCGCGGCGTGGCCCAAGCCTATGCCTGCGAGCGGCTCCACGAGCGGCCCCTGCTCCTGCTGGAGCACGTGCAGGGCCAGACCCTGTCCGAGTCCACGGGCCAGCCCCTGGAACTCTCGCGGTTCTTGAGCCTGGCCCTCTCCCTGACCTCCACCCTGGGGGAGGTCCACTGCCGCAACGTCATCCACAAGGACATCAAACCCTCCAACATCATCGAGACGCCCTCGGGCGAGGCCCGAATCATCGACTTCGGCGTGGCCACCCTGCACAAGGTGGAGCACCTGGACGCGACCCCGACCCACCTGGTCGAGGGAACGCTGGCCTACATGTCGCCGGAGCAGACGGGGCGGATGAACCGGGCGGTGGACTACCGCACGGACTTCTACTCCCTGGGCGTGACCTTCTACGAGCTGCTCACGGGGCAGCGCCCCTTCCAGGGGAGGGACGCACTCGAGTGGTTCCACGCCCACATGGCGCAGAAGCCCAGGCCACCGCACGAGCTGAACCCGCGGGTGCCCCCCGCCTTGTCCGCCATCGTCCTCAAGCTCCTGGCGAAGGTGGCCGAGGAGCGCTACCAGAGCGCCGAGGGACTCCAGGCGGACCTGGAGCACTGCCGCGAGGCACTGGGCCAGGGCGTGCAAGAGGCCTTCACGCTGGGGACGCGGGACCCCCCCACCCAGTTCCAACTGCCGCAACGGCTCTACGGACGTGAAGCGCAGGTGGCCACCCTGCTCGAGGGATTCGAGCGGGTGACGCGCACGGTCCAGCCGGAGTTGATCCTCGTCAGCGGCTACTCGGGCATCGGCAAGTCCTCGGTGGTGAACGAGCTGCACAAGCCCGTGCTCGAGCGCCGCGGCTACTTCCTGAGCGGCAAGTTCGACCAGTTCCAGCGGGACATTCCCTACGCCACCCCGGCCCAGACACTCCGGAGCCTGGTGCAGCAGTTGCTGGCGGGCAGTGAGGAGGAACTCGGCAGGTGGAGGGAGCAGGTGAACCGGGCCTGGGGGGAAGAGGGCCAGGCACTCGTGGATCTGGTGCCCCAGTTGGAGGTGCTGGTGGGCCCTCAGCCCGCGCTCCAGCAGGTGCCCCCTGGCGATGCACAGCGGCGCCTCCATCGAGTGGTCCGCCAATTCCTCTCGGTGTTCGCCACCCCGGAGCACCCCATGGTGGTGTTCCTGGATGATCTGCAGTGGGCGGACCTGGCCAGTCTGCAATGGCTCGCTCGAATGCTGTCCCAGCCCGAGCGTCTCCCGGTGCTATGGATTGGCGCCTACCGGGACAACGAGGTGAGCCCCACCCACTCGCTGATGCAGGTATTGGAGGAGGCGCGCAAGGCGGGGGCGAGGATGACGGATCTCCACCTGGGGCCGCTGAGCACGGAGCAGGTGGAGCACCTGGTGGCCGACACGCTGCCAGGAGCGGACAGAGAGGTGGTCGCTCCCCTGTCGGCGCTGGTGCACGACAAGACGGGAGGCAACCCCTTCTTCCTGCTGCAACTGCTGGTGGCCCTCCACCAGGATGGCCTGCTGATGCGGGTACCCGGAGGAGGCTGGCGGTGGGACGCCGAAGGGGTGCGGGCCCGGGGCTATTCGGAAAACATCGTCGACTTCATGGTGGGCAAGCTGCGGCAGTTCCCCCCGGACACCCAGCATCTGCTGCGGCTGGCGGCGTGTGTGGGCAATGTCTTCTCCCTCCAGATGTTGAGCACCCTCGCCGGTCTGTCCGCGGAAGGAGAGGTCGAGCAGGGAATCGAGCCCGCGCTCCAGGAAGGCATGCTGGTGCGCGCCAGCCCGGAGAAGTACCGCTTCCAACATGACCGCATCCAGCAGGCGGCCCACTGCCTCCTCTCCGAGACCGAGCGCAAGGCCATCCACCTGCGCATCGGCCGCCTGCTGCTCGCGAGCCTCTCCCCGGAGGAGCTGCGCGAGTCGCTCTTCGACGTGGTGAGCCAGCTCAACACCGGGTTGGAGCTCATCGAGGATCCCGCGGAGCGCCACCACCTCATGCGGCTGAACACCGAGGCAGGTGACAAGGCCAGGGCCGCGATGGCGCTCCGCCCCGCCATCACCTACTTCTCGACGGCCTTCGCGCTCCTTCCGGGAGACCCCTGGGAGACGGACCCCGAACTGGCCTTCAAACTGCGACTCTCCCAGGCGCGCTGCGAATTCATGGAAGGCAACATCGCCGAGGCGCGCCGCCAGATCGAGGAGCTCCTTCCCCGGGCGCGCACCCGCGCGGACTCCGTGGCCGCCCACCTCCTGAGGATGAACGTCCACTTCGCCATGAGTGAGAGCCAGCAGGGTCTCACCTGCATGCGGGAGTGCCTGGCCTTGCTGGGCATGCCGCTTTCGCAGAACCCCACCCGGGAGGAAGCGGTGGCCGCCCATGAGGAGGTGTGGGCCTTGCTGGGCGAGCGCTCCCTCGAAAGCCTCCTCGACCTGCCACTCATGACCGACCCGGACGTGAAGCTGGCCGTCAGTACCCTCCTGGAGTTCTACCCCACCGCCTACGCCACCAACAAACACCTGTTCATCATCATCGTGAGCAGGATTGTCTCCCTCTCCATCCGCCACGGTTTCGTGGATGCCGCCACGCCCGCATATGGCTGGTTTGGTTTCATCGTCAGCTCATACTTCAAGCGGTACCGGGAAGGCCTTGCCTTCTCCAGGCTCGCCCTCGGATTCGTCGAGCGGTACAACCTGTCCGCCCACCGGTCCAGGGTTCTCTACTGCATGCAGTTCTGCAGCTATTGGATCCAACCCCTGCCCCAAGCGCAGGAGCTCATCATCAAGGCACTCCACCACGCGCTTCAGGTCGGAGACATCCTGGCCGCCGCCTACAGCAACTGGTACATCATCTCCAACCGTCTCTTCATGGGGCATCACCTGGACGAGGTCTACCGGGAGACGCTCGTGCGCGGCGAGTTCTTGCGCCAGACGGGGGTCAAGGAGCCCCAGGAATACATCCTGTTGGATCAGCGCAGCGTGCAGCACCTGCGCGGTCACACCCACTCGTTCTGCACGCTGAACGGGGACGGCTTCGATGAGCAGGCCTTCGAGGAGCAGCTCCCCAGACGCCATGCGACCCTGAAGAGCAACTATTGGATCGCCATCCTCCAGTCACGATTCATGTGCGGTGCCTACGCGGAAGCCCGGGAGGCGGCGGACAAGGCCGCCGAGTTCCTGTGGGTCATCCAGGGCACCCTCCCCCACTGCGCCCTCCTCTTCTACCGCGCCCTGGTCCTGGCGGCGTGCTTCGAGAGGGCCGCGCCCGAGGAGCAGCGGCAGTGGCTCGAGGCCATCCAGTCGCACCAGCGGCAGCTCGCGGAGTGGGCGGAGAATTGCCCCGAGAACTTCCACACACTCGAGCGGCTGGTGTCCGCGGAGCTGGCCCGCATCGAGGGACGGTTCGAGGAGGCCACACGCGCTTATGAGAAGGCCATCCGCTCGGCCCGGGAGAACGGGGCCCCCCACGTCGTCGGACTGGCCAGCGAGCTCGCCGCGAACTTCTGGCGCACCCGGGAGGCGCCCATCGTCGCTCATACCTTCGCGCGCGAGGCCTGGGCGGCGTATCAACAGTGGGGCGCCCGGGGCAAGGTGCAGCACCTGGAGTCCCTCTGGCCCCACCTCTCCTCCTCCTCCTCGGACTCCCGAGACGCGCAGACCACCAGCAGCACGGAGTCCACCCGTATCGACGCACTCACGGTCGTCAAGGCCCAGCAGGCCGTCTCCAGTGAAATCGAGCTGGAGCGGCTGGTGAAGACGCTGCTGCACGCGGCCATCGAGAACGCGGGCGCCCAGCGGGGCGCCCTGCTGCTGCCCGAGGGGGACACGCTCTCGGTGGCCGCCCTCTCCGAGACTTCGCCGGAGGGAGCGGCCCCCGCGCTTCCGTGGACGCTCCTCTCCTATGTCCGGCGCACCCGGGAGCACGTGCTCATCGGCGACGCCTCCCAGCCCCACCCCTTCTCGGCCGATGAATACCTGGCGCGCGGCAAGGCGCGCTCGGTGTTGTGCCTGCCCTTGATGAGGCAGGAGCGGTTCTCCGGAGTGCTGTACCTGGAGAACGACCTGGCGGCCAATGCCTTCAGCCCCGCGCGCCTGGCGCTCCTGGGACACCTGGCCTCCCAGGCGGCCATCTCCATCGAGAACGCCCGGCTCTACGAGGACGTCCAGCGCGCCAGGACGGAGCTGCGCCGGGCGAATGAAGAGCTGGAGCAGCGGGTGGAGGCGCGCACGCGCGAGCTCAAGCAGGCCCAGGCCCGGCTGGTGGACACCGCGCGGGAGGTGGGCATGTCGGAGGTGGCCTCCAACGTGCTGCACAACGTGGGCAACGTGCTCACCAGCGCCGTCGTCAACCTCGAGGTGATGCGCCAGGCGGTGGGCTCGCTGCGCGTGGGCCGCGTGAGGCAGGCGGGGGCGCTCCTCGTGGAGCAGCGGGAGAACCTGGCGGACTTCCTGACGAGCAATCCCCGTGGCAGACACCTGCCGGACTACCTGACGGCGCTGGGGGAGGAGTTGATGAAGGAGCAGATGCGCCTGACGGAGGACATGGAGGCGATGAGCCGGCACATCGAGCACATCCGCGCCATCGTCCAGGTGCAACAGACGTATGCGAAGAGCGCGCTGATGACGGAGGAGTGTGAGCTGTCCCTGCTCATCGACGACGCGCTGCGCGTCCAGATGGCGGCCCTGCAGCGCCATGGCGTCACCGTGCACCGGGAGCTGTCGCCGGTGCCTCGGGTGAAGGTGGACAAGCACAAGGTGCTGCAAATCCTCATCAACCTCATCAGCAACGCCAAGCAGGCGTTGGACCCGAAGCCCGAGGGCCAGCGCAACCTGTGGGTGAGGCTGAAGGCGGAGGGAGCGGTGGCCCGCATCCAGGTGGTGGATGATGGCGTGGGCATTGCCCCCGAGGTGAAGGACAAGCTCTTCTCCCACGGCTTCACCACGCGCAAGGACGGCCACGGCTTCGGACTGCACTCCAGCGCGCTGGCGGCCCAACTCCTCAATGGCCGCCTGAGCATCGAGAGCGAGGGACCGGGCAAGGGCGCCGTCACCACGCTGGAGCTGCCTATTTCCCAGACCCGGTAG